From a region of the Streptomyces sp. B21-083 genome:
- a CDS encoding FAD-dependent oxidoreductase yields the protein MIVGGGLVGLTAAASLKIIGHEVIVLEKAPRIRAAGAGIGLWANALRQFDHLGIGPEIRAMGIDQNMWFFTPAGDPVRAPGHTDSDHQFLLVPRPELNNLLADTIGRDRIHVDAHVTGYTETESDVVVHLANGETIRAGLLIGSDGVHSNVRKQLVPGSDAVNHSGHYAWRAIVPTGNQRSETTVLTVGHRRTRGGYARVAPGRTVWMVNQFDAGPLTGSKRERALERGRQLAEAGWNDDLLSMIAETPEESILENQITLVPELPRWTSTRVALIGDAAHGLSPHIASGGTLGIEDVGVLCGSLTAEAGLDKALAAYDHARGARFQTVREHSAAIEHAGDAAEFARRYAAFSHWMLTTAPVT from the coding sequence GTGATCGTCGGCGGTGGCCTGGTGGGGCTCACAGCTGCCGCCTCTCTCAAAATCATCGGCCATGAGGTGATCGTGCTGGAAAAGGCTCCACGAATTCGAGCTGCCGGCGCGGGAATCGGACTGTGGGCCAACGCGTTGAGGCAGTTCGACCACCTCGGTATCGGCCCGGAAATCCGTGCCATGGGAATCGACCAGAACATGTGGTTCTTCACCCCTGCCGGAGATCCGGTTCGCGCTCCGGGTCACACCGACAGCGATCACCAGTTCCTCCTCGTGCCGCGTCCCGAATTGAACAACCTGTTGGCCGACACCATCGGTCGCGACCGAATCCACGTCGACGCTCACGTGACCGGATATACCGAGACCGAGTCGGACGTCGTCGTGCACCTCGCGAACGGCGAGACAATCCGCGCGGGTCTTCTCATCGGCTCCGACGGCGTCCACTCGAATGTGCGCAAGCAGTTGGTGCCGGGGAGTGACGCCGTGAACCACTCCGGCCACTACGCCTGGCGCGCGATCGTGCCGACCGGAAACCAAAGGTCGGAGACCACCGTGCTCACCGTCGGCCATCGCCGAACCCGCGGCGGGTACGCGCGGGTCGCTCCTGGCCGGACCGTGTGGATGGTCAACCAGTTCGATGCCGGACCGCTCACCGGAAGCAAACGCGAACGGGCGCTGGAGCGTGGACGGCAGCTGGCCGAGGCGGGATGGAACGACGATCTGCTGTCCATGATCGCCGAAACGCCGGAGGAATCCATTCTGGAGAACCAGATCACGCTGGTCCCGGAACTGCCCCGTTGGACCAGCACCCGCGTCGCCCTGATCGGCGACGCCGCGCACGGGCTGTCCCCCCACATCGCTTCCGGCGGCACTCTCGGCATCGAAGACGTCGGCGTCCTGTGCGGCAGCCTGACGGCCGAGGCCGGCCTGGACAAGGCACTCGCCGCCTACGACCACGCCCGCGGTGCTCGTTTCCAAACGGTTCGCGAGCACTCCGCAGCCATCGAACACGCCGGCGACGCGGCTGAATTCGCGCGACGCTACGCCGCGTTCAGCCACTGGATGCTCACCACGGCACCCGTCACCTGA
- a CDS encoding cystathionine beta-synthase yields the protein MQFHDSMISLVGNTPLLRLNSVTAGIQATVLAKVEYFNPGGSVKDRIALRMIEAAEQSGELRPGGTIVEPTSGNTGVGLAIVAQQKGYKCIFVCPDKVSTDKINVMRAYGADVVVCPTAVDPEHPDSYYNVSDRLVRETPGAWKPDQYSNPHNPLSHYHSTGPELWEQTEGRITHFVAGVGTGGTISGTGRYLKDASDGRVQVVGADPEGSVYSGGSGRPYLVEGVGEDFWPTAYDRTVADEIVAVSDKDSFQMTRRLAKEEGLLVGGSCGMAVVAALRVAERLGPDDVVVVLLPDSGRGYLSKIFNDEWMADYGFLEDTGPSARVADVLDYKEHGHIPSLVHMHPDETVGQAIEVLREYGVSQMPIVKPGAGHPDVMAAEVVGSVVERELLDALFTQRASLDDPLEKHMSAPLPQVGSGEPVGDLMSVLGAHDAAIVLIEGKPTGVVSRQDLLAFLAKGGNQ from the coding sequence TCCTCGCGAAGGTCGAGTACTTCAACCCCGGCGGCTCCGTGAAGGACCGCATCGCCCTGCGCATGATCGAGGCGGCGGAGCAGAGCGGGGAGCTCAGGCCCGGCGGCACCATCGTCGAGCCGACCAGCGGAAACACCGGGGTCGGGCTGGCCATCGTGGCCCAGCAGAAGGGCTACAAGTGCATCTTCGTCTGCCCTGACAAGGTCTCCACCGACAAGATCAACGTGATGCGTGCGTACGGCGCGGACGTCGTGGTCTGCCCGACCGCCGTCGACCCCGAGCACCCGGACTCGTACTACAACGTCTCCGACCGGCTGGTGCGTGAGACGCCGGGCGCCTGGAAGCCCGACCAGTACTCCAACCCCCACAACCCCCTCTCGCACTATCACTCCACCGGCCCCGAGCTGTGGGAGCAGACCGAGGGGCGGATCACCCACTTCGTGGCGGGCGTCGGCACCGGCGGGACCATCTCCGGGACCGGGCGCTACCTGAAGGACGCCAGTGACGGGCGCGTCCAGGTCGTCGGGGCCGACCCGGAGGGGTCCGTGTACTCCGGGGGGTCCGGGCGGCCGTACCTGGTGGAGGGCGTGGGCGAGGACTTCTGGCCCACCGCCTACGACCGGACCGTCGCCGACGAGATCGTCGCCGTGTCCGACAAGGACTCCTTCCAGATGACCCGGCGGCTCGCCAAGGAGGAGGGCCTGCTGGTGGGCGGCTCCTGCGGGATGGCCGTCGTCGCCGCACTGCGGGTCGCCGAGCGGCTCGGGCCCGACGACGTGGTCGTCGTCCTGCTGCCCGACAGCGGGCGCGGGTACCTCAGCAAGATCTTCAACGACGAGTGGATGGCCGACTACGGCTTCCTGGAGGACACCGGGCCCTCCGCCCGCGTCGCCGACGTCCTCGACTACAAGGAGCACGGCCACATCCCCTCCCTCGTCCATATGCACCCGGACGAGACCGTGGGCCAGGCCATCGAGGTGCTGCGTGAGTACGGCGTCTCGCAGATGCCGATCGTGAAGCCCGGCGCCGGTCACCCGGACGTCATGGCGGCGGAGGTCGTCGGGTCGGTCGTCGAACGCGAGCTGCTCGACGCGCTGTTCACCCAGCGGGCCTCCCTCGACGACCCGCTGGAGAAGCACATGTCGGCGCCGCTGCCGCAGGTCGGCTCCGGCGAACCGGTCGGCGACCTGATGTCCGTACTGGGCGCCCACGACGCGGCGATCGTGCTGATCGAGGGCAAACCGACCGGTGTCGTCAGCCGGCAGGACCTGCTGGCCTTCCTGGCCAAGGGCGGCAACCAGTAG
- a CDS encoding inositol monophosphatase family protein has product MSQELLAATVAAVRRAGALMMTRYSTESRPSALPELLANLRANDAAVVGTLRPALTEALPSAGWLNDEHGSGPLATGDWWLIDPVGGNVNAVHGMPDWNIGVSLVRDGRPVLAVLYFPVLDEMFTATEGGGAFLNGVRLRVSAKTSLDGALAGTGQAQPGHDPELAERMGSAFAAMTNSALHVRISVPVTHQLAQVAAGRMDLHWQFDNVRSHAAGVLLVQEAGGIVTDIDGKPWDLADGSYLAAAPGVHAAALEVLTA; this is encoded by the coding sequence ATGAGCCAGGAACTGCTTGCCGCCACCGTCGCCGCCGTCCGCCGGGCCGGCGCCCTGATGATGACGCGCTATTCCACCGAGTCCCGTCCTTCGGCACTTCCCGAACTGCTCGCGAACCTCCGGGCCAATGACGCGGCCGTTGTCGGCACGTTGCGCCCAGCGCTGACCGAGGCCCTGCCGAGCGCGGGCTGGCTCAACGACGAACACGGATCAGGACCGTTGGCCACGGGTGACTGGTGGCTCATCGACCCGGTCGGCGGCAATGTCAACGCCGTGCACGGCATGCCCGACTGGAACATCGGCGTGAGCCTCGTCCGCGACGGCCGCCCGGTGCTGGCGGTGCTCTACTTCCCGGTCCTCGACGAGATGTTCACCGCGACCGAGGGTGGCGGGGCGTTCCTCAACGGCGTACGGCTGCGGGTCTCGGCCAAGACGTCGCTGGACGGCGCACTGGCCGGGACCGGCCAGGCCCAGCCGGGTCACGACCCCGAGCTCGCCGAGCGGATGGGCTCCGCCTTCGCCGCGATGACGAACTCCGCCCTCCATGTGCGGATATCCGTACCGGTGACCCATCAGCTCGCCCAGGTCGCCGCGGGCCGGATGGACCTGCACTGGCAGTTCGACAACGTCCGGTCCCACGCGGCAGGTGTGCTGCTGGTCCAGGAGGCCGGAGGCATCGTGACCGACATCGACGGCAAGCCGTGGGACCTGGCCGACGGGAGCTACCTCGCCGCCGCACCGGGTGTGCACGCGGCCGCGCTGGAA
- a CDS encoding DedA family protein: MPDWINLAESLMESPVLYAVLIAVSLLDSFLPLIPSEPVVILAGIAGATGQTNILLVIAATTVGAFLGDLVPYSIGRLVGERVIERLPVGTKRRTAYDWFERELELRGGFVLVSTRFIPVGRYLATGTAGVVRYPLRKFMLYVAISTATWSAYTALSGYLGGVFFQENTLLAVAVGVGLAFAVTGTVELARYVRRRRLRLGN; the protein is encoded by the coding sequence ATGCCGGACTGGATAAATCTCGCAGAGTCCTTGATGGAATCGCCAGTGCTCTACGCCGTCCTCATCGCGGTATCCCTACTCGACTCTTTTCTTCCGTTGATCCCGAGCGAACCCGTCGTGATTCTCGCAGGAATCGCCGGTGCGACCGGGCAGACGAATATCCTGCTGGTCATCGCCGCGACGACGGTCGGTGCATTTCTCGGCGACCTGGTTCCCTATTCGATCGGCCGGTTGGTGGGGGAGCGTGTAATCGAACGTCTTCCGGTGGGCACCAAGCGCCGGACGGCGTACGACTGGTTCGAGCGTGAACTTGAATTACGCGGCGGGTTCGTGCTCGTCTCCACGCGATTCATTCCCGTCGGACGCTATCTCGCCACCGGGACCGCGGGGGTGGTGAGGTACCCGTTGCGAAAATTCATGCTGTACGTTGCCATTTCCACCGCCACATGGAGTGCCTATACCGCACTGTCGGGATATCTCGGTGGCGTCTTCTTCCAGGAGAACACGCTCCTGGCTGTCGCCGTCGGCGTCGGGCTCGCGTTCGCGGTGACCGGCACGGTGGAGCTTGCGCGATATGTTCGGCGGCGTCGATTGCGTTTGGGTAATTAA
- a CDS encoding NAD(P)-dependent oxidoreductase, which translates to MNLTVLAASGQTGIALTRQALRRGHTVTAIARDPDRIALPDSPHLRKVAGDVNDAASIAAAVDGDSVVLSALGTDRAGILLTGARAVVAAGPRRVIWLGAYGTGRSAEVAGEGAGMLAKVLGDRLADKVEADDTVLAAGGTVFHAGMLADGPESPSRRTVGLEAAPPFDLGAKVSRETVAAAMLDEAETPGFPGAVALPLAE; encoded by the coding sequence ATGAACCTCACCGTCCTCGCGGCCTCCGGTCAGACCGGAATCGCCCTCACCCGACAGGCGCTGCGACGTGGTCACACCGTGACCGCCATCGCACGTGATCCCGACCGAATCGCCCTGCCCGACTCCCCGCACCTGCGCAAAGTGGCGGGCGACGTGAACGACGCGGCCAGTATCGCCGCTGCGGTGGACGGGGATTCCGTGGTCCTCTCCGCGCTCGGTACGGACCGGGCGGGGATTCTCCTGACCGGCGCCCGGGCCGTCGTCGCCGCGGGCCCACGGCGCGTCATCTGGCTCGGTGCCTACGGCACGGGCAGGTCGGCCGAAGTGGCGGGGGAGGGCGCGGGCATGCTCGCCAAGGTGCTGGGCGACCGGCTCGCGGACAAGGTCGAGGCGGACGACACCGTTCTCGCGGCCGGGGGTACCGTCTTTCACGCCGGGATGCTCGCCGACGGGCCGGAAAGCCCCTCTCGTCGCACGGTCGGCCTGGAGGCCGCGCCGCCCTTCGACCTCGGTGCGAAAGTCAGCCGGGAAACCGTCGCCGCGGCGATGCTCGACGAAGCCGAGACGCCTGGTTTTCCCGGTGCGGTGGCCCTGCCGTTGGCGGAGTAG
- a CDS encoding LysR family transcriptional regulator, which yields MQLDLNLLTVLDALLEEGSVMGAAERLHLSSPAVSRTLGRLRAVTGDDILVRTGHSMTPTPYAVSVREDVHRLVRQAREVLSPIRELNLAELDRTFTIQCHDAVAASLVPVLVGRIQQLAPGVQLRVLAENTVDTDDLRHGRVDLELGGGRPGLPEFRSEPLGDDRLVVAMRADHPCAAGLDLASYAAQPHVVISRRGRLTAPIDDALAAEGLRRRVVAAVATVSGALQIAARGDALVTCTAIFSRPLITAFGLLTRPLPIESPAATINCNWHQRYDSDPAHAWLREQVRASLEEITAC from the coding sequence ATGCAATTGGACTTGAATCTGCTGACCGTGCTGGACGCCCTGCTCGAAGAGGGCAGCGTGATGGGCGCGGCCGAGCGGCTGCACCTGTCCTCGCCCGCGGTCAGCCGCACCCTCGGCCGACTCCGCGCGGTCACCGGGGACGACATCCTGGTGCGCACCGGCCACTCGATGACTCCCACCCCGTACGCGGTGTCGGTGCGGGAGGACGTGCACCGGCTGGTCAGGCAGGCGCGTGAGGTGCTCTCGCCGATCCGTGAGCTGAACCTGGCCGAGCTGGATCGCACCTTCACGATCCAGTGTCACGACGCGGTGGCCGCGTCGCTGGTACCGGTACTGGTCGGGAGGATCCAGCAGCTGGCTCCCGGGGTGCAGTTGCGGGTGCTGGCGGAGAACACCGTCGACACCGACGACCTGCGACACGGTCGCGTCGATCTGGAACTCGGTGGCGGCAGGCCCGGTCTGCCCGAGTTCCGGTCCGAGCCGCTCGGCGACGACCGGCTGGTCGTGGCGATGCGGGCGGACCACCCCTGTGCCGCCGGACTCGACCTGGCCTCCTACGCGGCGCAGCCGCATGTGGTGATCTCCCGGCGTGGCCGCCTCACCGCGCCGATCGATGACGCGCTGGCCGCCGAAGGTCTGCGGCGCCGGGTGGTGGCGGCGGTGGCGACGGTGTCAGGCGCCCTGCAGATCGCCGCCCGTGGCGACGCCCTGGTCACCTGCACGGCGATCTTCAGCCGCCCGCTCATCACGGCGTTCGGGCTTCTCACCCGGCCGCTGCCGATCGAGTCTCCGGCGGCGACGATCAACTGCAACTGGCACCAGCGCTACGATTCCGACCCCGCGCACGCCTGGCTCCGTGAGCAGGTCCGGGCGTCGCTCGAGGAGATCACCGCCTGCTGA